A window of Campylobacter cuniculorum DSM 23162 = LMG 24588 contains these coding sequences:
- a CDS encoding IMPACT family protein, translating to MQTVSQIYQAEIKIKKSTFLAFICPFDAFDSLLENLKKEHTKAVHFVWAYRFLNKFHQIVEDKNDDGEPKGTSALPSLNVLRGVELVNVAVIIVRYFGGIKLGTGGLVRAYSEAVNAAVAKAVLIPLKEQIKISIALKFLSRFEHFLNKNKIYFKKEFKENEVLLLIDVESKQKENFKQFSQKFNAIFM from the coding sequence ATGCAAACAGTTTCTCAAATTTATCAAGCAGAAATCAAAATCAAAAAATCCACCTTTCTAGCTTTTATCTGTCCTTTTGATGCATTTGATTCTTTGCTTGAAAATTTAAAAAAGGAACACACAAAAGCTGTGCATTTTGTTTGGGCGTATCGTTTTTTAAATAAATTTCATCAAATTGTAGAGGATAAAAACGATGATGGTGAGCCAAAAGGCACTTCAGCTTTACCTTCTCTTAATGTTTTAAGAGGTGTTGAACTTGTTAATGTGGCTGTAATTATCGTGCGATATTTTGGTGGCATAAAACTTGGGACAGGAGGCTTGGTTAGAGCTTATAGTGAGGCTGTGAATGCAGCAGTAGCAAAGGCAGTTTTAATCCCTTTAAAAGAACAAATTAAAATAAGCATAGCTTTAAAATTTTTAAGTCGTTTTGAACATTTTCTTAATAAAAATAAAATCTATTTTAAGAAAGAATTTAAAGAAAATGAAGTTTTGCTTTTAATCGATGTTGAGTCAAAACAGAAAGAAAATTTTAAGCAATTTTCTCAAAAATTTAATGCAATATTTATGTAA
- a CDS encoding GntR family transcriptional regulator, whose translation MSKTSQKISSDRIYEYIIDAIKQGKLKSNDRIKEQHLAEEMGLSRTPVREALGILLNEGILIQDGKNGLIVAGLDLVSITKLYEMRELLESEAARLAVQYASKAEIEILINIVESQRNIKDTDIVALRAHNVLFHQTLYHYSNNHYLYKIMQNFEKTLILLGESTLAKTSRPKESYNEHLELVNAIKEKDAKKAADLARFHIHQAYKIRLERILNN comes from the coding sequence ATGTCTAAAACAAGTCAAAAAATTTCAAGCGATAGAATTTATGAGTATATTATCGATGCAATCAAACAAGGCAAACTTAAATCCAATGATAGAATCAAAGAGCAGCATTTAGCTGAAGAAATGGGTTTAAGCAGGACTCCCGTTCGTGAAGCCTTAGGAATTTTACTCAATGAAGGAATTTTAATCCAAGATGGTAAAAATGGCTTGATAGTTGCGGGGCTTGATTTGGTTTCTATCACTAAACTTTACGAGATGAGAGAGCTTTTAGAATCAGAAGCAGCAAGACTTGCCGTGCAATACGCCTCTAAAGCAGAAATTGAAATTTTAATTAATATTGTTGAGTCTCAAAGAAATATAAAAGATACTGATATTGTAGCTTTAAGGGCACACAATGTTTTGTTTCATCAAACCCTATATCATTACTCGAACAATCATTATCTTTATAAAATTATGCAAAATTTTGAAAAAACACTAATACTCCTTGGTGAAAGCACTTTAGCAAAAACAAGTCGCCCTAAAGAATCGTATAATGAACATTTAGAGCTTGTCAATGCCATTAAAGAAAAAGACGCTAAAAAAGCAGCAGATTTGGCTCGGTTTCATATCCATCAAGCCTATAAAATTCGCTTAGAGCGTATTTTAAATAACTAA